A stretch of the Solanum dulcamara chromosome 6, daSolDulc1.2, whole genome shotgun sequence genome encodes the following:
- the LOC129892612 gene encoding uncharacterized protein LOC129892612, which yields MCLIIYVCDSEEKELGRKAASGACPSCGGKVQAVDVESRSKFCFLPLCFIIKRKYQCTLCSRRLVLYSS from the coding sequence atgtgtttgataatatatgtttgtgattcaGAAGAGAAAGAGCTTGGAAGAAAAGCAGCATCAGGAGCTTGTCCTTCTTGTGGTGGCAAAGTTCAAGCTGTTGATGTTGAGAGTCGTTCAAAATTCTGTTTTCTTCCTCTTTGCTTCATTATCAAGAGAAAATATCAATGTACACTTTGTTCTAGACGTCTAGTCTTGTATTCTTCTTga